Proteins from a single region of Desulfolutivibrio sulfoxidireducens:
- a CDS encoding beta strand repeat-containing protein, producing MATLPLTLTDGSGFQWDIQQNGSVNNGSNDAYDGGMVLNGFSSFSTATTEDSDREVVIGTYTTGNITVVRKVYIPSSGTGFARYLEIVTNTGSTATTFNLAVSTNMGSDSATTVVTTESGDTTLNTADRYLITDDTDGSSDPTVAHVFYGAGGTAPSSLSISGDTVSFGYNLSLAAGETKIVMHLASQNANRATAQTTAQWLDSNPSAIYAGMSATERSQVVNFKSGVTSSVTTTLASGQTNLTLTGTANINGTGNAANNTIIGNSGKNVLSGLDGNDSLAGGAGNDTLSGGNGNDTLDGGTGNDSLNGGAGVDTVAYAWATAAVRANLGTTTAQNTGAGGTDILVGIENAIGGSGHDTLTGTSAANDLSGGAGNDTLTGGAGNDVLTGGAGNDYINGGSGTDVAQFSGASSAYTFSVLANGAVQITGTDGTDTLTGVEQVRFGSSAAVALTPLLPTLISLGATSADKTEGNAGSKAFTFTVTRQGNTTGASSVNWAVTGSGTNQATAADFTGGALPSGSVSFAAGETQKTVTVNVAGDTTPELAEGFTVTLSGVSGATLGTSTASGVIRNDDAFQLTGDDDIWNGSNTEGDLYDGLAGDDVMNGLAGDDSVYGNQGDDVLSGGTGNDRLYGGMGDDTLVGGSGNDYLNPGGGDSGGTDTSSATATIPSTGQSLSISLTAPQSTASTTAAISGYVSRSTVTSNEFNIAYVIDVSGSMSGTFQGSTVGDLNGDGSSNTLLDGAIASYEALTSSLVGSNLGSSRVAVIPFQSSASTTYTGTLAADANSNGTRDVQEALRALDDSGGTNYNSGLVQAISFFQNAGSGKNIVFFISDGAPDSTSYSASVATLLDNNGIDATIRAIGLGTGASLTALDLVDDNTANNSAERVTDPAGLTAGLIASPVTQAEITRVEIYLNGRLFTTLSPSQLTSTPFGLQYNVTLTGLQDETNIVQTRVIASDPDGTVVSTSEDIIVGGGGYDYVYGGSGNDALVGDGGNDVLDGGSGTDTATYSAMTRNLTIDLGLTSYQNTGGAGTDMLVNIENLTGGSGNDILKGDSLANVLAGGNGNDRLYGLAGNDSLSGGAGNDLLDGGTGNDTLAGGTGTDTATYSWATSAVRVNLGTTTAQNTGAGGTDTLSSIENVTGGSGSDTLTGSSGANVIVGGAGHDTITAGSGNDTLDGGTGNDVINGGSGVDTLTYSWVTSALTVNLGLTTAQNTGGGGTDTLSSIENVIGGSGSDTITGNASANVLTGGNGNDRLYGLAGNDSLSGGAGNDLLDGGTGNDTLAGGTGTDTATYSWATTAVKVNLGLTTAQNTGAGGTDTLSSIENVTGGKSNDTLTGSTGANALTGGSGNDKLTAGAGNDILTGGLGTDTLSGGSGNDVFVYASVSESPSGSARDTITDFASGDKINLSAIDARTNVSGNQAFTYIGSSAFTGVSGQLAYSGGVLSGDVNGDRTADFQIRLSNTPTLTASSFVL from the coding sequence ATGGCGACCTTGCCACTCACCTTGACTGACGGCTCGGGCTTTCAATGGGACATCCAACAGAACGGAAGCGTCAATAACGGATCAAACGACGCCTATGACGGAGGCATGGTCCTCAACGGCTTCAGCAGCTTCTCCACGGCCACAACCGAGGATTCCGACCGCGAGGTGGTCATCGGGACCTACACCACCGGGAACATCACCGTCGTGCGCAAGGTCTATATTCCAAGCAGCGGCACCGGGTTCGCCAGATACCTGGAAATCGTCACCAACACCGGATCGACCGCAACGACATTCAATCTCGCGGTCAGCACCAACATGGGCTCCGACTCCGCGACGACGGTGGTCACCACCGAAAGCGGGGACACGACCCTGAACACGGCCGACAGGTATCTGATCACCGACGACACCGACGGTTCCAGCGATCCGACCGTGGCCCACGTGTTCTACGGCGCGGGAGGCACGGCCCCGAGCAGCCTGTCCATCAGCGGCGACACCGTCAGCTTCGGCTACAACCTGTCCCTGGCCGCCGGCGAGACCAAGATCGTCATGCACCTGGCCTCCCAGAACGCCAACCGGGCGACCGCGCAGACCACGGCCCAGTGGCTGGACTCCAACCCTTCGGCCATCTATGCCGGCATGAGCGCCACGGAACGGAGCCAGGTGGTCAATTTCAAGTCCGGTGTGACCAGTTCGGTAACCACCACCCTGGCCTCCGGGCAGACCAATCTGACCCTGACCGGCACGGCCAACATCAACGGCACGGGCAATGCCGCAAACAACACCATCATCGGCAACTCCGGCAAGAACGTCCTGTCCGGCCTGGACGGCAACGACAGCCTGGCCGGCGGCGCTGGCAACGACACCCTGTCCGGAGGAAACGGCAACGACACCCTCGACGGCGGCACGGGCAACGATTCCCTGAACGGCGGCGCGGGCGTGGACACCGTGGCCTATGCCTGGGCCACCGCCGCGGTCAGGGCCAACCTGGGAACGACCACGGCCCAGAACACCGGCGCGGGCGGCACGGACATCCTGGTCGGCATCGAAAACGCCATCGGCGGCAGCGGCCACGATACCCTGACCGGCACCTCCGCCGCCAATGATCTTTCCGGCGGCGCGGGCAACGACACCCTGACCGGCGGCGCGGGCAACGACGTCCTGACCGGCGGCGCGGGCAATGATTACATCAACGGCGGCTCGGGGACCGATGTCGCCCAATTCAGCGGCGCCTCCAGCGCCTACACCTTCTCCGTCCTGGCCAACGGCGCGGTCCAGATCACGGGCACGGACGGCACGGACACCCTGACCGGCGTCGAGCAGGTCCGGTTCGGGTCGAGCGCCGCGGTAGCCCTCACCCCCCTTCTGCCCACCCTGATCTCCCTCGGAGCGACAAGCGCGGACAAGACCGAGGGAAATGCCGGCTCCAAGGCCTTCACCTTCACCGTGACCCGGCAGGGCAACACCACCGGCGCGTCCAGCGTCAACTGGGCCGTGACCGGCAGCGGAACCAACCAGGCCACGGCGGCCGACTTCACCGGCGGGGCCCTGCCCTCGGGGAGCGTGTCCTTTGCCGCCGGCGAAACCCAAAAGACCGTCACCGTCAACGTCGCCGGCGACACCACGCCAGAACTGGCCGAAGGGTTCACCGTCACCCTGTCCGGCGTCTCCGGGGCCACCCTGGGCACCTCCACGGCCTCGGGGGTCATCCGCAACGACGACGCCTTCCAATTGACGGGTGACGACGACATCTGGAACGGGAGCAATACCGAGGGCGACCTCTACGACGGTCTGGCCGGGGACGACGTGATGAACGGCCTGGCCGGAGACGATTCCGTCTACGGAAACCAGGGCGACGACGTCCTCTCCGGAGGAACCGGCAACGACCGGCTCTACGGCGGCATGGGCGACGACACCCTGGTCGGCGGCAGCGGCAACGACTACCTGAACCCCGGCGGCGGCGATTCCGGCGGCACCGACACCTCCTCGGCCACCGCGACCATACCGAGCACCGGGCAGTCCTTAAGCATCAGCCTGACCGCGCCCCAGTCCACCGCGTCCACCACGGCCGCCATCTCGGGCTACGTCAGCCGATCGACCGTGACCTCGAACGAGTTCAACATCGCCTACGTCATCGACGTCTCCGGCAGCATGAGCGGCACATTCCAGGGATCGACCGTTGGCGACCTCAACGGCGACGGCAGCAGCAACACCCTGCTCGACGGGGCCATCGCCTCGTACGAGGCCCTGACCTCCTCCCTGGTCGGGTCCAACCTGGGATCCAGCCGGGTGGCCGTGATCCCCTTCCAGAGTTCGGCCAGCACCACCTACACCGGGACCCTGGCAGCCGACGCCAACTCCAACGGCACCCGGGACGTGCAGGAGGCCCTGCGGGCCCTGGACGACAGCGGCGGCACCAACTACAATTCCGGCCTGGTCCAGGCCATCTCGTTTTTCCAGAATGCCGGCAGCGGCAAGAACATCGTGTTCTTCATCTCTGACGGAGCCCCGGATTCGACAAGCTACTCGGCTTCAGTAGCCACGCTTCTGGACAACAACGGAATCGACGCCACCATCCGGGCCATCGGCCTGGGCACCGGAGCCAGCCTTACCGCCCTGGATCTGGTGGACGACAACACGGCCAACAACTCGGCGGAACGGGTCACGGACCCGGCCGGCCTGACCGCCGGACTGATCGCCTCGCCGGTCACCCAGGCCGAGATCACCCGGGTCGAGATCTACCTCAACGGCAGGCTCTTTACGACGCTGTCGCCCTCGCAACTGACCAGCACCCCCTTCGGGCTCCAGTACAACGTCACCCTCACCGGCCTTCAGGACGAGACGAACATCGTCCAGACCCGGGTCATCGCCAGCGATCCCGACGGCACCGTCGTGAGCACCTCCGAGGACATCATTGTGGGCGGCGGCGGTTACGACTACGTGTACGGCGGTTCCGGCAACGACGCCCTGGTCGGCGACGGCGGCAACGACGTCCTGGACGGCGGGTCGGGAACGGACACGGCCACCTATTCCGCGATGACCAGGAACCTGACCATCGATCTCGGGCTGACCTCCTACCAGAATACCGGCGGGGCTGGCACGGACATGCTGGTCAACATCGAAAACCTCACCGGAGGTTCCGGCAACGACATCCTGAAGGGCGACTCCCTGGCCAACGTCCTGGCCGGCGGCAACGGCAACGACAGGCTTTACGGCCTGGCCGGCAACGACTCGCTCTCGGGCGGCGCGGGCAACGACCTCCTGGACGGCGGCACGGGCAACGACACCCTGGCCGGCGGCACGGGCACGGACACCGCGACCTATTCCTGGGCCACCTCGGCGGTCAGGGTGAACCTCGGCACGACCACGGCCCAGAACACCGGGGCCGGAGGCACGGACACCCTGTCGAGCATCGAAAACGTCACCGGCGGCAGCGGAAGCGACACCCTGACCGGCAGTTCCGGGGCCAACGTGATCGTCGGCGGCGCGGGCCACGACACGATCACCGCCGGCTCCGGAAACGACACCCTGGACGGCGGCACGGGCAACGACGTCATCAACGGCGGATCGGGAGTGGACACCCTGACCTATTCCTGGGTCACCTCGGCGCTCACGGTGAATCTTGGCCTGACCACGGCCCAAAATACCGGGGGCGGGGGCACGGACACCCTGTCGAGCATCGAAAACGTCATCGGCGGCAGCGGAAGCGACACCATAACCGGCAATGCCTCGGCCAACGTCCTGACCGGCGGCAACGGCAACGACAGGCTTTACGGCCTGGCCGGCAACGACTCGCTCTCGGGCGGCGCGGGCAACGACCTCCTGGACGGCGGCACGGGCAACGACACCCTGGCCGGCGGCACGGGCACGGACACCGCGACCTATTCCTGGGCCACAACCGCGGTCAAGGTGAACCTGGGCCTGACCACGGCCCAGAACACCGGGGCCGGGGGCACGGACACCCTGTCGAGCATCGAAAACGTCACCGGCGGCAAGAGCAACGACACCCTGACCGGCAGTACCGGGGCCAACGCCCTGACCGGCGGTTCCGGAAACGACAAGCTCACGGCCGGTGCTGGCAACGACATTCTGACCGGCGGCCTGGGCACGGACACCCTGTCCGGCGGGTCCGGCAACGACGTCTTCGTCTACGCAAGCGTCTCCGAGTCCCCGTCCGGCTCGGCCAGGGACACCATCACGGACTTCGCCAGCGGGGACAAGATCAACCTGTCGGCCATCGACGCCCGAACCAACGTGTCCGGAAACCAGGCCTTCACCTACATCGGATCGTCGGCCTTCACGGGCGTGTCCGGGCAGTTGGCCTACTCCGGCGGGGTCCTGTCCGGCGACGTCAACGGCGACCGGACAGCGGACTTCCAGATCCGCCTGTCGAACACCCCGACCCTGACCGCGTCCTCCTTCGTCTTGTAG
- a CDS encoding HlyD family type I secretion periplasmic adaptor subunit: MKTRPAKRFSSWLRARPGVKDLDHKALEFQPDSVELEKQPVPIFIRATYYLLLALVVCALTWSIVARMDMIVTARGRLISTGKQVLVQPLVNSIIKKFHVDVGQIVKKGQVLVSLDPTFAMADEAQVEVRLATLKVILKRLECELSDTPFMVTPDMEPTEAALQSNLYRGRQNEYRARMQAYDSRLAQAKDEAESFRKRLESLHRLLKTAEEVLAMRQQVFSEGADSRLSVLEAESKYSSVQSEAEGISNELKVRTQQMAQTASERDAFLNNWRNETANTLTTTRKEYDTLVEQRAKATRYRELAELASPVDAVVLDMGRFSVGSVAKEGDPIMTLVPLNVPLEAEVSIETKDVGYVHIGDPVRLKLDAFPFQRHGTMEGRLRVVSEDAYTMGTGDDAVPTYQARVELIDTTLHDIAKGTRFLPGMTLSAEIVVGDRRVITFLAYPLIRGLDESLREP; encoded by the coding sequence ATGAAAACACGCCCAGCCAAGCGCTTTTCGTCCTGGTTGAGGGCCAGGCCCGGCGTCAAGGATCTCGACCACAAGGCCCTGGAGTTCCAGCCCGATTCCGTGGAACTGGAAAAGCAGCCGGTGCCGATTTTCATCCGGGCGACGTACTATCTCCTGCTGGCGCTCGTGGTGTGCGCCCTGACCTGGTCCATCGTGGCCAGGATGGACATGATCGTCACGGCCCGGGGACGGCTCATCTCCACCGGCAAGCAGGTGCTCGTCCAACCCCTGGTCAACTCCATCATCAAGAAATTTCACGTGGATGTCGGGCAGATCGTCAAAAAGGGCCAGGTCCTGGTGTCTCTGGACCCCACCTTCGCCATGGCCGACGAGGCCCAGGTCGAGGTCCGTCTGGCGACCCTCAAGGTGATCCTCAAACGCCTGGAGTGCGAACTGTCCGATACGCCGTTCATGGTCACTCCCGACATGGAGCCGACCGAGGCCGCCCTGCAGTCGAACCTGTATCGCGGCCGGCAAAACGAATATCGCGCCCGGATGCAGGCCTATGACAGCCGTCTCGCCCAGGCCAAGGACGAGGCCGAGTCCTTCAGGAAACGTCTGGAGAGCCTGCACCGGCTGCTCAAGACGGCCGAGGAGGTCCTGGCCATGCGCCAGCAGGTCTTTTCCGAGGGCGCGGACTCGCGCTTAAGCGTGCTTGAGGCCGAGAGCAAGTATTCCTCCGTGCAGTCCGAGGCCGAGGGCATCTCCAACGAACTCAAGGTGCGCACCCAGCAAATGGCCCAGACCGCTTCCGAACGCGACGCCTTCCTCAACAACTGGCGCAATGAGACCGCCAATACCCTGACCACCACGCGCAAGGAATACGATACCCTCGTGGAGCAGCGGGCCAAGGCCACGCGCTACCGGGAACTGGCGGAACTGGCCAGTCCGGTGGATGCCGTGGTCCTGGACATGGGCCGGTTTTCCGTGGGGTCCGTGGCCAAGGAGGGGGATCCCATCATGACCCTGGTGCCCCTCAACGTGCCGCTTGAGGCCGAGGTGTCCATCGAGACCAAGGATGTCGGGTACGTGCACATCGGCGATCCGGTGCGTCTGAAGCTCGACGCCTTTCCCTTCCAGCGCCACGGGACCATGGAGGGCCGGTTGCGCGTGGTCTCGGAGGACGCCTACACGATGGGCACCGGAGACGATGCGGTGCCCACCTATCAGGCCCGGGTGGAGCTGATCGACACCACCCTGCACGACATCGCCAAGGGCACGCGGTTTTTGCCGGGCATGACCCTGTCGGCCGAGATCGTCGTGGGGGATCGCCGGGTCATCACCTTTTTGGCCTATCCCCTCATTCGGGGACTGGATGAAAGTCTGCGCGAACCCTGA
- a CDS encoding peptidase domain-containing ABC transporter produces the protein MSHINAANHTSILCFIMVARHFHLDFTLDGILHKYALQDAETPLPLLLRIAKEHGFRAKEAHLGWERLFNMGQAFPAIARLKDGTSILLSGVRPGEKPQVAILNPLDMQAGFKFLDQEEFEKIWDGTTILIKRNYKLTDENQPFSLRWFLPEIFREKRLFRDVATSAMIINVLALGSPIFFQLVIDKVLVHKGFSTLQTLAIGMIVLLVFDASFNYIKQTMLLYATNKIDMRLTRRTFNHLLYLPTDFFESSSAGVLLKHMQQTEKIRSFLTGRLLFTLLDLSILIVVFPIIFMYSVTLSVIVLVTSLLIAAILGFAIPIFKRRLYDLYAADGERQATLVESIHGMPTVKALALEPLQSRNWDNQSARTISMQFRVGKLSVSIQTLTDLIQKLMTVVLLWVGVNLVFDNVMTVGALIAFNMLSQRVSSPLVGFVSLLHQYQEVGLSIQMLGNIMNRPTERPLAVRGLAPVIKGRIEFERVTFRYSQGATFALNEVNLSIPPGASVGIVGRSGSGKSTLARLVQGLYPVQGGNIKIDGLDIREIDLPHLRRSTGVVLQENFLFRGTVRQNISYTRPSASFEEIVGAARLAGADEFIQNMPQGYDTPITENGSNLSGGQRQRLSIARALLINPRILILDEATSALDAESEAIIQNNLKAIGKGRTMLIISHRLSMVAGCDGIVVIDRGRIMAVGKHAELVTSCQIYRELWEAQNRHVLAATPKGQTA, from the coding sequence ATGTCGCATATCAATGCTGCCAACCATACATCGATACTCTGCTTTATCATGGTGGCTCGACATTTTCATCTCGATTTCACGCTTGACGGCATTTTGCATAAATATGCCTTGCAGGACGCTGAAACACCCCTGCCTCTCCTTTTGCGCATCGCCAAGGAGCATGGCTTCCGGGCCAAGGAAGCGCATCTCGGATGGGAAAGGCTCTTCAATATGGGACAGGCCTTTCCGGCGATCGCACGATTGAAGGATGGAACGAGTATCCTCCTTTCCGGCGTGCGTCCCGGGGAAAAGCCCCAGGTGGCCATACTCAATCCCTTGGATATGCAGGCCGGATTCAAGTTTCTCGACCAGGAGGAGTTCGAGAAAATCTGGGACGGGACAACGATTCTCATCAAGCGCAACTACAAATTGACGGACGAGAATCAACCCTTTTCGCTCCGCTGGTTTTTGCCCGAGATCTTCCGGGAAAAGAGATTGTTCCGGGACGTGGCCACCTCGGCCATGATCATCAACGTCCTGGCCCTGGGCAGCCCCATCTTTTTTCAATTGGTCATCGACAAGGTGCTGGTGCACAAGGGGTTCTCCACCCTTCAGACCCTGGCCATCGGCATGATCGTGCTTCTCGTGTTCGACGCCTCCTTCAATTACATCAAGCAGACCATGCTGCTGTACGCCACGAACAAGATCGACATGCGCCTGACGCGGCGCACCTTCAATCACCTCCTGTATCTGCCCACGGATTTTTTTGAATCGAGTTCGGCCGGCGTGTTGCTCAAGCACATGCAGCAGACCGAAAAGATACGATCCTTCCTTACCGGCCGGCTGCTTTTCACCCTGCTCGATCTGAGCATCCTCATCGTCGTGTTCCCGATCATCTTCATGTACAGCGTCACCCTGTCCGTGATCGTCCTGGTGACCTCGCTGCTCATTGCCGCCATACTGGGATTCGCCATCCCCATCTTCAAGAGGCGTCTGTACGACCTCTACGCGGCCGACGGCGAACGGCAGGCCACCCTGGTGGAGTCCATCCACGGCATGCCCACGGTGAAGGCCCTGGCCCTGGAACCGCTGCAGTCCCGGAACTGGGACAACCAGTCGGCCAGGACCATCTCCATGCAGTTTCGGGTGGGCAAGCTCTCCGTCTCCATACAGACGCTCACGGACTTGATCCAAAAACTCATGACGGTCGTTCTGCTCTGGGTCGGGGTCAACCTGGTGTTCGACAACGTCATGACCGTGGGAGCGCTTATCGCCTTCAACATGCTTTCCCAGCGCGTCAGTTCGCCGCTGGTCGGATTCGTCTCCCTCTTGCACCAGTACCAGGAGGTGGGGCTTTCCATCCAGATGTTGGGCAACATCATGAACCGCCCCACCGAGCGACCCCTGGCCGTGCGCGGCCTGGCCCCGGTCATCAAGGGACGCATCGAATTCGAGCGCGTCACCTTCCGCTACAGCCAGGGGGCGACCTTCGCCTTAAACGAGGTCAACCTCTCCATTCCTCCGGGGGCGTCCGTGGGCATCGTGGGCCGGAGCGGTTCGGGAAAATCGACCCTGGCCAGGCTGGTTCAGGGCCTGTATCCCGTGCAGGGCGGCAACATCAAAATCGACGGGCTGGACATCCGGGAGATCGATCTGCCGCACCTGCGGCGCAGCACCGGCGTGGTTTTGCAGGAGAATTTTCTCTTTCGCGGCACCGTGCGCCAGAATATCTCCTATACCAGGCCCAGCGCCAGTTTCGAGGAGATCGTGGGCGCGGCCCGCCTGGCCGGGGCCGACGAATTCATCCAGAACATGCCCCAGGGCTACGACACGCCCATCACCGAAAACGGGTCCAACCTTTCCGGCGGCCAGCGGCAGCGGCTGTCCATCGCCCGGGCCCTGCTGATCAATCCCCGGATATTGATCCTGGACGAGGCCACCTCCGCCCTGGACGCGGAAAGCGAGGCCATCATCCAGAATAATCTGAAGGCCATCGGCAAGGGCCGGACCATGCTGATCATCAGCCATCGGTTGTCCATGGTCGCCGGCTGCGACGGCATCGTGGTCATCGACAGGGGGCGCATCATGGCTGTGGGCAAGCACGCCGAGCTTGTAACCTCCTGCCAAATCTATCGGGAGTTGTGGGAGGCGCAGAACCGCCATGTTCTCGCGGCAACGCCGAAGGGGCAAACGGCATGA
- a CDS encoding PqiC family protein, protein MQTRVRRLGGLAAGVLCLALASAGCGKSAPARFYTLTATAGSEQNPGDVAVARPAGVECTVLGIGPVELPAYLDRTQIVTQGGTTSMHLAEFDQWIEPVHDNFQRILMENLSGMLRAGPLVSHPWPVGMHPERQVAIQVRRFDGELGQQAVLRAEWGVFDADGRMLLWRQTALREPVNGPDYPALVAAQSRLVTVFAAEIAQSLERGR, encoded by the coding sequence ATGCAAACGAGAGTGCGACGCCTTGGCGGACTGGCCGCCGGCGTGTTGTGTCTGGCCCTGGCCAGTGCCGGCTGCGGCAAGAGCGCGCCCGCGCGGTTTTATACCCTGACCGCGACCGCCGGGAGCGAGCAAAATCCCGGGGACGTCGCGGTCGCGCGTCCGGCCGGCGTCGAATGCACCGTCCTGGGAATCGGACCGGTGGAGTTGCCGGCCTATCTGGATCGGACCCAGATCGTCACCCAGGGCGGAACCACCTCCATGCATCTGGCCGAGTTCGACCAATGGATCGAACCGGTGCATGACAATTTCCAGCGCATCCTCATGGAGAATCTGTCCGGGATGCTCCGGGCCGGGCCGCTTGTCTCCCATCCGTGGCCCGTCGGGATGCACCCCGAACGGCAGGTGGCCATCCAGGTCCGGCGCTTCGACGGCGAGTTGGGACAGCAGGCCGTGCTTCGGGCCGAATGGGGCGTGTTCGATGCCGATGGCCGCATGCTCCTGTGGCGGCAGACGGCGTTGCGCGAGCCCGTGAACGGCCCGGACTACCCCGCCCTGGTGGCGGCCCAGAGTCGATTGGTGACCGTATTCGCCGCGGAGATCGCGCAGAGTCTGGAGCGGGGGCGGTAG
- a CDS encoding MlaD family protein, protein MATKTKKSMIGAFVLGAVALGVGAVIVFGSGMFFTTKYAFIMFFENSVSGLQLGAPVLFRGVPIGTVTDISIDANTESLHFYIPVVVEIESGKVRVTVDRKTQKEESLLQARRETPESFLGNLIDRGLRAQLVTQSFVTGQLAVALDIMPDTQARLVGDSPLPEIPTVPSTFEKLTQTLTRLPLETLVDRLTTAVEGIDRLINSPQIQALPAKLDTTLVEGTDLLRDIREKIDPLAANLEVAIQSYAELAKGLDTRTAGLSTAAGKTLANLDATLKEGSVALGSIQKLTRSDSPTVTDLQGTLREISAAARSLRALADYLERHPEALIQGKGNRR, encoded by the coding sequence GTGGCCACGAAAACGAAAAAAAGCATGATCGGGGCCTTTGTCCTGGGGGCCGTGGCCCTTGGCGTGGGCGCGGTCATCGTCTTCGGCTCGGGCATGTTTTTCACCACGAAATACGCGTTCATCATGTTTTTCGAGAACTCGGTAAGCGGGTTGCAGTTGGGTGCTCCGGTCCTTTTTCGCGGCGTACCCATCGGCACGGTCACGGACATCAGCATCGACGCCAATACCGAGAGCCTGCATTTCTATATTCCCGTGGTGGTGGAGATCGAGAGCGGCAAGGTCCGGGTGACGGTGGACAGGAAGACGCAAAAAGAGGAATCCTTGCTCCAGGCCAGACGGGAGACTCCGGAGTCGTTTTTGGGAAACCTTATTGATCGGGGACTTCGCGCCCAGCTCGTGACCCAGAGTTTCGTCACCGGACAACTGGCCGTGGCCTTGGACATCATGCCCGACACCCAGGCCCGGCTGGTGGGCGATAGCCCTCTGCCGGAGATTCCCACCGTGCCCTCGACCTTCGAGAAATTGACCCAGACCCTGACCAGACTTCCCCTGGAAACCCTGGTCGACCGCCTGACCACCGCCGTGGAGGGTATCGACAGGCTGATCAATTCCCCGCAGATCCAGGCCCTGCCGGCCAAACTGGACACCACCCTGGTCGAGGGAACCGACCTTTTGCGTGACATTCGGGAAAAAATCGATCCCCTGGCCGCAAATCTGGAGGTCGCCATACAAAGCTACGCCGAACTGGCCAAGGGCCTGGATACGCGCACGGCCGGGCTGTCCACGGCCGCCGGGAAGACCCTGGCCAACCTCGACGCCACCCTCAAGGAGGGCTCGGTGGCCCTTGGCTCCATCCAGAAGCTCACCCGCTCGGATTCACCCACCGTGACCGACCTGCAAGGCACGCTTCGGGAGATATCCGCGGCGGCCAGGTCGTTGCGGGCTCTGGCCGATTATCTGGAACGCCATCCCGAGGCGCTTATCCAGGGCAAGGGAAACAGGAGATAG
- a CDS encoding ABC transporter ATP-binding protein, producing MPETGSTIMDTAAPRITVKDLDMAYGDFVIMRNLNFTINKGDIFIVMGGSGCGKSTLLRVLVGLKEPARGQVFYREGSLWESDEAKRDAILRKTGILYQRGALFSSMTLAENISLPLQQYTSLPEREIRELASLKLALVGLAGFEDFYPSEISGGMIKRAGLARAMALDPDILFFDEPSAGLDPVSAHLLDELILELRDSLRATVVMVTHELPSIFAIGNNSVFLDVETRTMTAQGDPKELLRNTTDANLRHFLTRGAK from the coding sequence ATGCCGGAGACCGGATCGACCATCATGGACACCGCCGCCCCGCGTATCACCGTAAAAGACCTGGATATGGCCTATGGCGATTTCGTCATCATGCGGAACCTCAATTTCACCATCAACAAGGGCGACATCTTCATCGTCATGGGTGGCAGCGGATGCGGCAAAAGCACGCTGTTGCGGGTCCTGGTGGGGCTGAAGGAGCCTGCCCGGGGGCAGGTGTTCTACCGGGAGGGAAGCCTGTGGGAGTCCGACGAGGCCAAGCGTGACGCCATCCTGCGCAAGACCGGCATCCTCTACCAGCGCGGGGCGCTTTTCAGCTCCATGACCCTGGCCGAGAACATCTCCCTGCCCCTGCAGCAGTATACCAGTCTGCCGGAAAGGGAGATTCGGGAGTTGGCGTCGCTGAAGCTGGCCCTGGTGGGGCTTGCCGGCTTCGAGGACTTCTATCCCTCGGAGATCAGCGGCGGCATGATCAAGCGGGCCGGACTGGCCCGGGCCATGGCCCTGGACCCGGATATCCTATTTTTCGACGAGCCCTCGGCCGGACTCGATCCGGTCAGCGCGCATCTGCTCGACGAGTTGATCCTTGAATTGCGCGACAGCCTGCGGGCCACCGTGGTCATGGTCACCCACGAGTTGCCGAGCATCTTCGCCATCGGCAACAATTCCGTGTTCCTCGACGTGGAGACCCGGACCATGACCGCGCAGGGGGATCCCAAGGAGCTTTTGCGCAACACCACCGACGCCAATCTGCGGCATTTCCTGACCAGGGGCGCCAAGTAG